A genomic segment from Stenotrophomonas maltophilia encodes:
- the nuoK gene encoding NADH-quinone oxidoreductase subunit NuoK: MITLGHMLALGAVLFAISLAGIFLNRKNVIVLLMSIELMLLSVNINFVGFSRQLGDPSGQLFVFFILTVAAAEAAIGLAILVTLFRTRRTINVGEVDSLKG, translated from the coding sequence GTGATTACCCTTGGCCACATGCTTGCGCTCGGCGCGGTGCTGTTCGCCATCAGCCTGGCCGGCATCTTCCTCAACCGGAAGAACGTCATCGTCCTGCTGATGTCGATCGAACTGATGCTGCTGTCGGTGAACATCAACTTCGTCGGCTTCTCGCGTCAGCTGGGCGATCCGTCCGGCCAGCTGTTCGTGTTCTTCATCCTGACCGTCGCCGCCGCGGAAGCCGCCATCGGCCTGGCGATCCTGGTGACCCTGTTCCGCACCCGCCGCACGATCAATGTCGGCGAAGTCGATTCGTTGAAGGGCTGA